The Nitrospirales bacterium genome includes a window with the following:
- the rplL gene encoding 50S ribosomal protein L7/L12 produces MSATEAKLSKEDIINGVSSMSVLELSELVKALEEKFGVTAAAPVGVMAAPAAAGAAAAPAEEKTSFDVVLGSAPADKKIQVIKVVREITGLGLKEAKDLVEAAPKPVKEGVSKEEAEGFQKKLQEVGATVEVK; encoded by the coding sequence ATGTCTGCTACAGAAGCAAAGTTGTCCAAGGAAGATATCATTAACGGAGTCTCCAGCATGAGTGTCTTGGAGCTATCAGAGTTGGTTAAGGCGCTTGAAGAAAAGTTTGGCGTCACGGCGGCAGCGCCGGTTGGTGTTATGGCCGCTCCTGCGGCCGCTGGAGCGGCGGCGGCTCCGGCTGAGGAGAAGACCTCCTTTGATGTTGTCCTTGGTAGTGCGCCAGCTGACAAGAAGATTCAAGTTATTAAGGTGGTTCGTGAAATCACGGGACTTGGGCTGAAAGAAGCTAAGGATCTTGTCGAGGCTGCTCCTAAGCCGGTGAAGGAAGGCGTTTCAAAGGAAGAAGCGGAAGGATTTCAAAAGAAGCTCCAAGAGGTTGGTGCGACTGTCGAAGTCAAGTAG
- the rplA gene encoding 50S ribosomal protein L1, producing MSKKFKAAIAKVEEKLYDLQEASALVKQIAFAKFDETVELAIRLGVDPKRADQLVRGTTVLPHGTGKKVRIVVFAKGEKEQEAKAAGADYVGAEDLLEKVKDGWLDFDSAIATPDLMGAVGKLGKVLGPRGLMPNPKTGTVTFEVGKAVEEIRRGRVEFKVDKAGIVHVPVGKVSFESSQIKDNVVAVFDSIMKAKPASSKGRYLKTATLSSTMGPGVPLDSIGLARQFG from the coding sequence GTGAGTAAAAAATTCAAGGCTGCAATCGCCAAGGTTGAAGAAAAACTTTATGACCTTCAGGAGGCGAGCGCGCTGGTAAAGCAGATTGCTTTTGCAAAATTTGATGAAACGGTAGAGCTGGCCATACGGTTGGGAGTTGACCCCAAACGGGCTGATCAATTGGTTCGAGGGACGACAGTATTGCCTCATGGAACGGGGAAAAAGGTACGTATCGTAGTATTCGCGAAGGGTGAAAAAGAGCAAGAGGCGAAAGCTGCTGGAGCTGACTATGTTGGCGCCGAGGATTTGCTGGAAAAGGTAAAAGATGGCTGGCTGGATTTTGATTCGGCCATAGCGACTCCGGATTTAATGGGAGCTGTCGGGAAGTTGGGAAAAGTGTTGGGGCCTCGTGGATTGATGCCAAACCCCAAAACTGGAACGGTCACGTTTGAAGTCGGCAAAGCTGTCGAAGAAATTCGAAGGGGGCGTGTTGAATTTAAGGTTGATAAAGCTGGAATCGTGCATGTACCAGTCGGAAAAGTTTCTTTCGAAAGTTCGCAGATTAAAGATAATGTCGTAGCCGTGTTTGATTCGATCATGAAGGCTAAACCGGCCTCGAGTAAAGGGCGATACCTGAAGACGGCCACCTTGTCTAGCACGATGGGCCCTGGAGTGCCGCTAGATAGTATAGGTCTTGCGCGTCAATTCGGGTAA
- the secE gene encoding preprotein translocase subunit SecE, whose translation MFKKFWTTIVEFLSDVKSELKKVSYPTKTETIGSTTVVLLFCVIMSIYLSVADSILVWIISKIL comes from the coding sequence GTGTTTAAAAAGTTCTGGACAACGATCGTCGAGTTTCTCTCTGATGTGAAGAGTGAGCTCAAAAAGGTCTCATACCCAACAAAGACTGAAACGATCGGTTCGACGACGGTCGTCCTGCTCTTTTGTGTCATCATGTCCATTTACCTTTCCGTCGCCGATTCGATATTGGTTTGGATCATCAGTAAAATTCTTTAG
- the rplK gene encoding 50S ribosomal protein L11 translates to MAKEVMTQIKLQIPAGKANPAPPVGPSLGQHGVNIMDFCKQFNAKTQKEEGSIIPVVISVYKDRSFSFITKTPPASDLLKKAAGLIKGSGVPHKQKVGNITRSQLEEIAKQKVVDLNAIDVAGAAKIIEGTARSMGITVEG, encoded by the coding sequence ATGGCTAAAGAAGTAATGACTCAGATTAAGTTGCAGATTCCGGCGGGTAAAGCGAATCCAGCTCCCCCGGTTGGTCCTTCGCTTGGTCAGCATGGGGTCAATATTATGGATTTTTGTAAGCAGTTTAATGCTAAAACTCAGAAGGAAGAAGGGTCTATCATTCCCGTTGTCATTTCAGTATACAAAGATCGAAGTTTTTCCTTTATCACAAAAACTCCTCCAGCCTCGGATTTGCTGAAAAAGGCTGCCGGTCTCATTAAGGGGTCGGGAGTGCCGCATAAGCAAAAGGTCGGGAATATCACACGGTCTCAACTGGAGGAAATCGCCAAACAGAAAGTTGTTGATCTGAATGCGATTGATGTCGCGGGGGCTGCAAAAATTATAGAGGGTACTGCCCGGAGCATGGGGATTACGGTTGAAGGTTAG
- the rpmG gene encoding 50S ribosomal protein L33, whose protein sequence is MRVIIALACGECKRRNYSTMKNKKNDPDRLERKKFCRFCRKHVPHKEVK, encoded by the coding sequence ATGAGAGTCATCATTGCTTTAGCCTGTGGGGAGTGTAAGCGGCGCAATTATTCCACCATGAAAAATAAAAAAAATGATCCTGACCGGCTTGAGCGAAAAAAATTCTGTCGCTTTTGTCGAAAGCATGTGCCTCATAAAGAAGTCAAGTAA
- the rpoB gene encoding DNA-directed RNA polymerase subunit beta, which yields MAQSVNQGIIERKSFSKIPLTIEIPDLVEVQRRSYDEFLQAGTPPEKREDKGLHAALKSVFPIGDYNNSALLEFSNYALGTPKYDVRECLEQGMTLAAPLKLRVRLVVFDSQDKAVKNRVLDVREQEVYVGELPLMTDRGTFIVNGTERVAVSQLHRSPGASFSHDKGRTHASGKVLYSGRIIPYRGSWLDFEFDARDILYVRIDRRRKMPATILLKAFGYSADDLLKMYYPVEEIRVSEGGLVRKLDPELHAGLRAPIDIFESGGKEPIVKEGMRLTKAILARMRTAGVKEIPVKPDDLVGRAVLTEIVDPASEEVILEKNQRLTVQILEKIIENDSLSFKVIYLGGLASPVILDTLEAERTNSREEAWVEIYKRLRPGEMPSVESAKLLFENLFSNPKRYDLSPVGRLKMNKRFGLDLSLDQRTLTSQDLVEVVRCLVELKSGKGEVDDIDHLGNRRVRSVGELLENQIRLGLARMERSIKERMNLLDMETVLPHDLINAKPIVAAIKEFFAGSQLSQFMDQTNPLAEITHKRRLSALGPGGLTRERAGFEVRDVHPSHYSRICPIETPEGPNIGLITSLATYARINQFGFIEAPFRKVRKGRLVEEVEFLSPLEGEKFVIAQANTQVDESGNFVSDTITARAGGEFVITTPEEVDYLDVSPKQVVSVATALVPFLEHDDANRALMGSNMQRQAVPLIQCEAPLVGTGMEAIVARDSGYLERAGSDGVVESVDARRIVVRSDLKKKEDGKKANSRMLETFDLIKFQRTNQNTCITQTPIVRVGQPVKKGQVLVDGPAMDRGELALGKNVLVAFMPWGGYNFEDAILLSEKLVKDDTFTSIHIEEFEVEARDTKLGKEEITRDIPNLGEEALKNLDESGIVRIGAEVKAGDILVGKVTPKGETQLTPEEKLLRAIFGEKAGDVKDTSLQVPPGIEGIVVDVKIFSRKGVDKDDRSKTIESDDRVKIERNYQDELRIIEEERNKKIRKLLLGQFVGRDLMDPDSGEVILKKKGRITSEVLRKLSNDDARRVILGDGEEQKKLEEIERAAKDQIEILQTMYDEKVGRLRRGDELPPGVIKLVKVYLAIKRKIAVGDKMAGRHGNKGVVSRILPEEDMPYLPDGTPIEIVLNPLGVPSRMNVGQILETHLGWAAKALGMHMESPVFDGASENEIKEVLRKANLPESGQSVVYDGRFGEPFKSPVTVGYVYMLKLHHLVDDKIHARSIGPYSLVTQQPLGGKAQFGGQRLGEMEVWALQAYGAASTLQEFLTVKSDDVPGRSRMYEAIVKGENFLEPGLPESFNVLVKELQSLGLDVELIKSAD from the coding sequence ATGGCCCAATCCGTTAATCAAGGGATTATTGAGCGGAAAAGTTTTTCAAAGATACCCTTAACCATTGAAATTCCAGATCTCGTGGAAGTTCAAAGGCGGTCGTACGATGAATTTTTGCAAGCCGGCACGCCTCCTGAAAAGCGTGAAGATAAAGGTCTGCATGCCGCTCTTAAGAGTGTTTTCCCTATCGGGGACTATAATAATTCTGCTCTTTTGGAATTTTCTAATTATGCCTTAGGGACGCCAAAATACGACGTTCGGGAATGTCTCGAACAGGGCATGACTTTGGCTGCGCCGCTCAAGTTACGAGTGCGTTTGGTGGTCTTTGATAGTCAGGATAAAGCCGTCAAGAATCGTGTATTGGATGTAAGGGAACAGGAAGTCTATGTCGGAGAATTACCGTTGATGACTGACCGAGGGACATTCATCGTCAATGGGACCGAGCGGGTTGCCGTTAGTCAGCTTCATCGATCGCCTGGCGCTTCCTTTAGTCATGACAAGGGGCGAACGCATGCCAGTGGCAAGGTGCTCTACTCTGGAAGAATTATTCCCTATCGAGGCTCATGGTTGGATTTTGAGTTTGATGCTCGTGACATTTTATACGTACGGATTGACCGTCGACGAAAGATGCCTGCGACGATTTTGTTGAAGGCGTTTGGCTATTCGGCGGACGACCTCTTGAAAATGTATTACCCAGTCGAGGAGATTCGAGTCAGTGAAGGGGGATTGGTCAGAAAGCTTGATCCTGAATTGCATGCTGGGCTACGGGCTCCGATCGATATATTCGAATCAGGCGGAAAAGAACCGATCGTGAAAGAAGGGATGCGGCTGACGAAGGCCATTCTGGCCCGCATGCGAACGGCAGGAGTCAAAGAAATCCCCGTTAAGCCGGATGATCTTGTGGGGCGTGCGGTCTTGACTGAAATTGTAGATCCTGCTTCCGAAGAAGTAATCCTTGAGAAGAATCAACGCTTAACGGTCCAAATTCTTGAGAAAATTATTGAAAACGACTCTCTGTCTTTTAAAGTCATTTATTTGGGTGGTCTCGCCAGCCCTGTGATTTTGGACACCTTGGAAGCAGAGCGTACCAATTCGCGGGAGGAAGCGTGGGTAGAGATTTATAAGAGGCTTCGTCCCGGGGAAATGCCATCTGTTGAGTCGGCAAAATTGCTCTTTGAAAACCTTTTTTCTAACCCTAAGCGGTACGACTTGTCTCCGGTCGGCCGTTTGAAGATGAATAAACGGTTTGGACTAGATTTATCACTGGATCAACGGACCTTAACTTCTCAGGATCTTGTCGAGGTCGTTCGGTGCTTGGTCGAGCTAAAGTCCGGGAAGGGAGAGGTCGATGACATCGACCATTTAGGTAATCGGCGGGTTCGTTCGGTTGGGGAGCTCTTGGAGAACCAGATTCGTTTAGGACTTGCGCGAATGGAGCGGAGCATCAAGGAGCGGATGAACCTTTTGGATATGGAGACGGTGCTGCCTCACGATTTAATCAATGCCAAGCCCATTGTCGCGGCGATTAAAGAGTTTTTCGCCGGAAGCCAACTCTCTCAATTCATGGATCAGACAAATCCGCTGGCCGAAATCACGCACAAGCGCCGACTGTCGGCATTGGGGCCAGGGGGATTGACTCGTGAACGCGCTGGATTCGAGGTTCGCGACGTGCACCCTTCGCATTATAGTCGAATTTGTCCTATTGAAACGCCTGAAGGGCCAAACATCGGCTTGATTACATCGCTAGCCACCTATGCGAGAATTAATCAATTTGGGTTCATAGAAGCGCCGTTTCGGAAGGTGCGTAAAGGGCGTTTAGTCGAGGAAGTTGAATTCCTGTCCCCGCTCGAGGGCGAAAAATTCGTCATTGCTCAGGCCAACACGCAGGTCGATGAGTCCGGAAATTTTGTGTCCGATACGATCACCGCGCGTGCAGGTGGAGAATTTGTCATTACGACACCCGAAGAGGTTGACTACCTTGATGTATCCCCTAAGCAGGTCGTGAGTGTCGCTACCGCGCTTGTTCCATTTTTGGAGCATGATGACGCCAATCGTGCCCTCATGGGTTCAAACATGCAACGACAAGCCGTTCCGCTCATTCAGTGTGAAGCTCCGTTAGTTGGGACCGGGATGGAAGCCATTGTGGCTCGGGATTCTGGCTATCTGGAACGTGCAGGTAGCGATGGTGTTGTCGAAAGTGTTGATGCCAGGCGAATCGTCGTGAGGTCTGATCTGAAAAAGAAGGAGGACGGGAAAAAGGCCAACAGCCGAATGTTGGAAACGTTTGACCTCATTAAATTTCAGAGAACGAACCAGAATACCTGTATCACTCAAACTCCGATCGTTCGCGTTGGTCAGCCTGTGAAAAAGGGGCAGGTGCTTGTTGACGGGCCTGCGATGGATCGAGGGGAATTGGCTCTAGGTAAGAATGTCTTGGTGGCATTTATGCCGTGGGGAGGATACAACTTTGAGGACGCCATTTTATTGAGCGAGAAGCTCGTCAAGGATGACACCTTTACGTCCATCCATATCGAAGAGTTCGAAGTGGAAGCTCGCGATACAAAGCTGGGCAAAGAAGAGATTACGAGGGATATTCCCAATTTAGGAGAAGAGGCGCTCAAGAATCTTGATGAGAGCGGGATTGTTCGCATTGGGGCTGAGGTCAAGGCCGGAGACATTCTGGTAGGAAAGGTCACGCCGAAAGGCGAAACGCAGTTGACCCCTGAAGAAAAATTGCTACGCGCGATTTTTGGCGAAAAGGCTGGGGATGTCAAGGACACATCTCTTCAGGTGCCGCCAGGCATCGAGGGGATCGTCGTGGATGTCAAAATCTTCTCGCGTAAAGGTGTCGATAAGGACGATCGGTCTAAGACCATTGAGTCGGACGATCGGGTCAAGATCGAAAGAAACTACCAAGACGAACTGCGCATTATTGAAGAAGAGCGGAACAAAAAAATCCGAAAACTTCTTCTTGGGCAGTTTGTTGGCCGGGATCTTATGGATCCTGATAGTGGAGAGGTTATCCTCAAGAAAAAAGGGCGAATTACGTCAGAAGTCTTAAGGAAACTCTCAAATGATGACGCGCGTCGAGTCATTCTGGGAGATGGAGAGGAACAGAAGAAGCTTGAAGAAATCGAGCGTGCGGCAAAAGATCAGATTGAAATTCTTCAGACCATGTATGATGAGAAAGTGGGAAGATTGAGAAGGGGAGATGAGCTCCCGCCCGGGGTCATCAAGTTGGTCAAGGTATATCTCGCCATCAAACGAAAAATTGCCGTTGGCGATAAAATGGCTGGACGTCATGGGAATAAAGGTGTCGTCTCGAGAATTCTTCCAGAGGAAGACATGCCCTATCTGCCGGATGGTACTCCGATTGAAATCGTCTTGAACCCTCTCGGTGTTCCTTCCCGTATGAACGTCGGTCAGATTCTCGAAACTCATCTCGGGTGGGCAGCCAAGGCGTTAGGGATGCACATGGAGAGCCCGGTATTTGACGGTGCCTCGGAGAACGAAATTAAAGAGGTTCTTCGTAAGGCGAATCTCCCTGAAAGCGGTCAATCCGTCGTCTACGATGGGCGGTTTGGTGAGCCGTTTAAAAGCCCTGTGACAGTAGGGTACGTCTATATGCTGAAGCTGCATCATTTAGTTGACGATAAAATTCATGCTCGATCGATTGGTCCCTATTCTTTGGTGACGCAACAACCCTTGGGAGGAAAGGCTCAATTTGGAGGTCAGCGACTCGGTGAAATGGAAGTGTGGGCCCTTCAGGCCTATGGTGCGGCCTCAACTCTTCAGGAATTTTTAACCGTAAAGTCTGATGATGTGCCTGGTCGGTCTCGCATGTATGAAGCGATCGTCAAAGGTGAAAATTTCCTGGAGCCTGGTCTTCCCGAATCGTTCAACGTTTTAGTAAAAGAACTTCAAAGTTTAGGGCTTGATGTTGAGCTCATCAAGTCGGCCGATTGA
- the nusG gene encoding transcription termination/antitermination protein NusG, with protein sequence MPKNWYVIHTYAGYEGRVKTSIVERANQMGMGDVVGQVLVPTEEVVEFKDGKRRASKRKFFPGYVLLESEGVLSDEAVVMIKETPKVTGFVGGGVRPIPLDPEEAEALLGQLESGMTAPKETVDFEKGDSIRIIDGPFLGFNGLVDEVDSDHSRVKVFVSIFGRSTPVELAFSQVERG encoded by the coding sequence ATGCCTAAAAACTGGTATGTTATTCATACGTACGCGGGGTATGAAGGTCGAGTAAAGACGAGCATTGTTGAGCGGGCGAATCAGATGGGAATGGGTGATGTTGTTGGTCAAGTCTTGGTCCCGACCGAGGAAGTGGTAGAGTTTAAAGATGGTAAGCGACGGGCTTCAAAGCGTAAGTTTTTCCCGGGCTATGTGCTGCTGGAGTCTGAGGGGGTTTTAAGCGACGAAGCCGTTGTGATGATCAAGGAAACCCCTAAGGTCACGGGGTTTGTCGGCGGGGGGGTCAGACCCATTCCGTTGGATCCCGAGGAGGCTGAAGCTCTTTTAGGCCAGCTGGAATCAGGAATGACTGCACCGAAGGAGACGGTCGATTTTGAAAAGGGCGACAGTATACGAATAATCGATGGGCCATTCTTGGGCTTTAATGGATTGGTCGATGAGGTCGATTCCGATCATTCGCGGGTGAAGGTGTTTGTGAGTATTTTTGGTCGGTCAACGCCAGTTGAGTTAGCGTTTTCCCAGGTAGAGCGTGGATGA
- the rpoC gene encoding DNA-directed RNA polymerase subunit beta': MESIYSLFEKPRDAVSFDAMRIRIASPEKIRSWSYGEVKKPETINYRSFKPERDGLFCAKIFGPTKDWECNCGKYKRMKHRGIVCDKCGVEVIQSKVRRERMGHIELAAPVAHIWFLKGVPSRIGILLDMSLKQLEKILYFEAYVVLDPGNTPLKENELLTEEKYRECLDEYGHQSFKVGIGAEAIRELLRKVDVEALWNERDTKMKGSVSSAVNKKLTKRLKVIEAFYKSGNNPEWMIMDAIPVLPPELRPLVPLDGGRFATSDLNDLYRRVINRNNRLKRLVELKAPGVIIRNEMRMLQEAVDALFDNGRRGRVIRGANKRPLKSLSDMLKGKQGRFRQNLLGKRVDYSGRSVIVVGPELRLNQCGIPKKMALELFKPFIFHKLEERGAATTIKSAKRLVEKERPEVWDVLDEVIREHPVMLNRAPTLHRLGIQAFDPVLVEGKAIRLHPLVCAAFNADFDGDQMAVHVPLSIEAQIEARVLMMSINNVLSPANGRPLAIPSQDMVLGCYWLTKESKGSKGEGGIFSSTEEVRIAYDAGEVEEQASIKVRIGGELIETTVGRVLLSEILPSNIPFSNVNQLMTKKEMTKLIDAVYRQAGLHEVVVMLDRLKDVGFSYATKAGVSICIDNMHIPTKKEALIKKAEVEVHDVQQQYSEGLITNGERYNKVIDIWAHVSEQVANEMMNEISADGGKGETGSLNPIYMMADSGARGSSQQIRQLGGMRGLMAKPSGEIIETPITANFREGLTVLQYFISTHGARKGLADTALKTANSGYLTRRLVDIAQDVIVSGIDCMTNDGIIVTALVEGGEVIQPLEERILGRLVAEDVHDPVTQEVIVNANEELDEVRVRAVVEAGIDQVRIRSVLTCQARWGVCAMCYGRDLAKGRLVEKGEPVGVIAAQSIGEPGTQLTMRTFHIGGTASKVVEQTVLDVKHGGEIKYLSFDAKKNADFHNPAMAVKTQRGDWVVMSRNAKVAVYDESGREREKYPVVYGAKIKVKDGGKVEVGEKIVEWDPYSLTILTEVGGKIAFGDISEGVTMKEEVDEVTGLSRKVVIEQAGTNLRPRLSIKDDSGKTAKLSSGAQARYLMPVGAHIFVEKGSIVHPGDVLAKIPRETTKTKDITGGLPRVAELFEARKPKEQAVVSEIDGEVSFGGFVKGMRKVTVDNKIGDIKEYSIPRGRHVNVHEGDWVRAGEPLMDGSANPHDILAVLGPRELQKFLVNEVQEVYRLQGVVINDKHIEVITRQMLRKIRIEEAGDTTFLPGTQVNRFDFEDENERVLAEGGSPAIGKPVLLGITKASLSTDSFISGASFQETTRVLTEAAINGRVDDLRGLKENVIVGRLIPAGTGYTEYRETYVPGPKSEPELLENGEGSSNSVEVVSSN, from the coding sequence TTGGAAAGCATCTATTCCCTATTTGAAAAACCGCGTGACGCCGTGTCTTTTGACGCGATGCGAATCCGAATTGCGTCGCCGGAAAAAATCCGGTCCTGGTCCTATGGTGAGGTGAAAAAACCGGAAACCATCAACTACCGTTCTTTCAAGCCAGAACGTGACGGTCTGTTCTGCGCGAAAATATTCGGTCCCACGAAAGACTGGGAGTGCAATTGCGGAAAATATAAGAGGATGAAGCATCGGGGTATTGTGTGCGATAAGTGTGGCGTCGAAGTCATTCAATCCAAGGTTCGTCGAGAACGGATGGGGCATATCGAATTGGCCGCGCCGGTAGCCCATATTTGGTTTCTCAAAGGTGTGCCAAGTCGAATCGGTATTTTGTTGGATATGAGTCTCAAACAATTGGAGAAAATTCTCTACTTTGAGGCTTATGTGGTGCTTGATCCCGGCAATACGCCTCTCAAGGAGAACGAGCTCTTGACGGAAGAGAAATACCGCGAGTGCCTTGATGAGTATGGGCATCAGTCATTCAAGGTTGGTATTGGTGCCGAAGCCATCCGAGAATTGTTGCGCAAAGTTGACGTTGAAGCGCTGTGGAATGAGCGCGATACCAAAATGAAGGGGTCGGTGTCTTCAGCTGTCAATAAAAAGTTAACGAAACGACTCAAGGTGATCGAAGCCTTCTATAAATCTGGCAATAATCCAGAGTGGATGATCATGGATGCTATTCCAGTGTTGCCGCCAGAGCTTCGCCCCTTGGTTCCCTTGGATGGGGGACGATTCGCCACGTCGGATCTGAATGATCTGTACCGACGGGTTATTAATCGAAATAACCGTCTCAAGCGATTGGTGGAGCTGAAGGCTCCCGGCGTGATCATTCGGAATGAAATGCGAATGTTGCAAGAGGCTGTAGATGCGCTGTTTGACAATGGCCGGCGGGGGCGAGTGATTCGAGGCGCCAATAAGCGACCGTTAAAGTCGTTGAGCGATATGTTAAAGGGTAAGCAGGGACGGTTTCGGCAAAATCTTTTGGGAAAACGGGTGGACTATTCAGGCCGTTCGGTGATCGTGGTTGGGCCTGAGCTTCGCTTAAATCAATGTGGAATCCCCAAAAAAATGGCCCTGGAACTTTTTAAGCCATTCATCTTTCACAAACTCGAAGAGCGCGGCGCTGCGACCACGATCAAAAGCGCGAAGCGGCTGGTGGAAAAGGAGCGCCCGGAAGTCTGGGACGTATTGGATGAAGTGATTCGTGAGCATCCTGTCATGCTCAATCGCGCGCCTACCCTCCATCGCTTGGGCATTCAGGCGTTTGATCCCGTGCTGGTTGAAGGGAAAGCGATACGGCTCCATCCACTCGTTTGTGCGGCATTTAATGCTGACTTTGACGGTGATCAAATGGCTGTACATGTGCCGCTTTCCATCGAGGCGCAAATTGAGGCGCGAGTGTTGATGATGTCCATCAATAATGTTCTCTCTCCGGCAAACGGCAGGCCTCTGGCCATTCCCTCTCAGGACATGGTGTTGGGCTGCTATTGGTTGACCAAGGAATCAAAGGGGTCGAAAGGGGAGGGGGGCATTTTTTCATCTACAGAAGAAGTGCGAATTGCCTATGATGCGGGAGAAGTTGAAGAGCAGGCGAGCATTAAGGTTCGGATAGGGGGTGAATTGATAGAGACAACAGTCGGGCGTGTACTGCTGTCTGAAATTCTTCCTTCTAATATTCCATTCTCGAATGTTAATCAGCTCATGACCAAGAAGGAAATGACCAAACTTATCGATGCTGTCTATCGACAGGCCGGTCTTCATGAAGTTGTTGTGATGCTCGATAGGCTCAAAGATGTCGGTTTTTCGTATGCGACCAAGGCCGGGGTTTCCATTTGCATCGACAACATGCATATCCCGACCAAGAAAGAAGCGCTCATCAAAAAGGCCGAGGTCGAAGTGCATGATGTGCAGCAACAGTATAGCGAAGGACTGATCACGAATGGTGAACGTTACAATAAGGTCATCGATATTTGGGCGCATGTGAGTGAGCAAGTGGCCAATGAGATGATGAATGAGATTAGTGCTGATGGTGGAAAAGGGGAGACGGGTTCGTTGAATCCCATCTATATGATGGCAGACTCCGGAGCTCGTGGGAGTTCTCAGCAGATCAGGCAGCTTGGTGGAATGCGGGGCTTAATGGCAAAGCCATCCGGCGAAATCATTGAAACGCCTATCACCGCAAACTTTAGGGAGGGATTGACCGTTCTTCAGTATTTCATCTCAACACACGGTGCGCGGAAGGGGTTGGCCGATACGGCGTTAAAGACAGCTAACTCAGGGTATCTCACGCGTCGACTGGTTGATATTGCTCAAGACGTGATCGTCAGCGGAATTGATTGCATGACCAACGACGGTATCATTGTGACGGCGCTAGTTGAGGGTGGGGAGGTGATTCAACCTCTTGAGGAACGTATTTTGGGTCGGCTTGTTGCAGAAGATGTCCATGATCCTGTCACGCAAGAAGTGATCGTGAACGCCAATGAAGAGCTCGATGAGGTTCGGGTACGCGCGGTGGTGGAGGCAGGAATCGATCAGGTTCGGATTCGGTCCGTGTTGACTTGTCAGGCGCGATGGGGGGTCTGTGCCATGTGTTATGGACGTGACCTGGCCAAAGGGCGACTTGTCGAAAAGGGAGAGCCTGTCGGAGTGATTGCTGCGCAATCAATCGGAGAGCCTGGGACGCAGTTAACGATGAGAACCTTCCATATCGGTGGTACAGCCAGTAAGGTTGTCGAGCAGACCGTCTTGGATGTGAAGCACGGCGGAGAAATTAAGTATCTGAGTTTTGATGCCAAAAAGAACGCTGACTTTCACAATCCAGCAATGGCTGTGAAGACTCAACGGGGTGATTGGGTGGTTATGAGTCGAAACGCAAAAGTTGCAGTGTATGACGAGAGTGGGCGTGAGCGGGAAAAGTACCCAGTCGTCTACGGCGCGAAAATAAAAGTGAAAGATGGAGGGAAGGTTGAAGTCGGTGAGAAAATCGTGGAGTGGGATCCTTACTCTCTCACGATTTTGACCGAAGTTGGGGGGAAAATCGCTTTTGGGGATATCTCTGAAGGCGTCACGATGAAAGAGGAAGTTGACGAAGTGACCGGGCTTTCAAGAAAAGTTGTCATTGAGCAGGCAGGGACAAACCTTCGTCCGAGGCTCTCGATTAAAGATGATAGCGGAAAAACAGCCAAGTTAAGCTCGGGCGCGCAAGCTCGGTATTTGATGCCCGTCGGCGCGCATATTTTTGTTGAAAAGGGTAGCATTGTTCACCCTGGAGATGTATTGGCGAAGATCCCAAGAGAGACGACGAAGACAAAGGATATTACGGGCGGATTGCCAAGAGTCGCGGAATTGTTCGAAGCGAGAAAGCCAAAAGAGCAAGCCGTGGTGAGTGAGATTGACGGAGAGGTGTCGTTTGGTGGATTCGTGAAAGGAATGAGAAAGGTCACCGTCGATAATAAAATCGGCGATATCAAGGAGTATTCGATCCCACGTGGGCGGCACGTCAACGTCCATGAAGGAGACTGGGTTCGTGCCGGCGAGCCTCTTATGGATGGCTCTGCGAATCCTCATGATATCTTGGCGGTGTTAGGTCCCAGAGAGTTACAAAAATTCCTGGTCAATGAAGTGCAAGAAGTGTATCGACTGCAGGGGGTGGTGATTAATGACAAGCACATAGAGGTCATTACCCGCCAGATGTTGAGAAAGATTCGTATCGAGGAAGCTGGCGATACGACGTTTTTACCAGGGACGCAGGTGAATCGCTTTGACTTTGAGGATGAAAATGAGCGTGTGTTGGCGGAAGGTGGGTCGCCAGCCATTGGAAAGCCGGTTCTGCTCGGTATTACCAAGGCCTCATTGAGCACGGACAGCTTTATATCCGGGGCTTCATTCCAGGAAACCACAAGAGTTCTGACGGAAGCCGCGATAAATGGGCGTGTCGATGATTTGAGGGGTCTTAAGGAAAATGTGATCGTGGGACGCCTTATCCCAGCTGGAACAGGGTACACCGAGTATCGGGAAACCTATGTCCCTGGGCCAAAGTCTGAACCAGAATTGCTAGAAAACGGGGAAGGGAGCTCGAATTCTGTTGAGGTTGTGTCGTCAAACTAA